Proteins encoded within one genomic window of Macrobrachium nipponense isolate FS-2020 chromosome 9, ASM1510439v2, whole genome shotgun sequence:
- the LOC135217927 gene encoding uncharacterized protein LOC135217927: MVVNVLELLSGEGWQERLAELNREDLEIVAQHFELEYEVSIRKGVLLLQIYEYVKTVKAGGEQEVKPDKGLLSVEILDRQIALRQMEFEIEKFKAEEREKERQHEIAMRDTGSSSSPPPSPNRSVTPAINLAQALKFVPKFEENNVAEFFVSFERIAARLEWPQEYWTTLIQSKLVGRAQRVYVTLEEDLSSDYESVKAIVLKAYELVPEAYRQRFRNLEKIVLVTWR, from the coding sequence atggttgttaatgtattagaactccttagcggagaggggtggcaagagaggcttgcagagttgaatagggaagacttggaaattgtagcgcagcattttgaattggaatatgaagtgtccataagaaagggtgtattgctattgcaaatttatgaatatgttaaaactgtaaaggcaggtggggaacaagaagtgaaacctgataaaggactgttgtcggtagaaattttggataggcaaattgctctgaggcagatggagtttgaaatagaaaagtttaaggcagaggaaagagaaaaagagaggcagCATGAGATTGCTATGAGAGACACAGGTTCctcatcttcccctcccccttccccaaataGGTCAGTAACGCCTGCTATTAATTTAGCGCAGGCTCTCAAATTTGTGCCTAAATTTGAGGAAAACAATGTAGCAGAGTTTTTTGTATCGTTTGAGAGGATTGCAGCAAGGTTGGAGTGGCCCCAAGAGTATTGGACCACTCTTATACAAAGTAAATTGGTTGGAAGAGCTCAGAGGGTGTATGTAACTCTGGAGGAGGATCTGTCATCAGATTATGAGAGTGTGAAGGCTATTGTCTTGAAGGCCTATGAGTTAGTCCCTGAAGCCTATAGGCAACGCTTCAGGAACTTAGAAAAGA